A portion of the Acidihalobacter yilgarnensis genome contains these proteins:
- a CDS encoding GGDEF domain-containing protein translates to MERDIAGEQDQSPTLFGERLPFLYIGAPLGVLASLVMFYIESRQASWLRASSALMFPVFAPLLLYWMHRDRSTYEHGLRGMALLIVLSLISGALLNFSSPILLIWIPVIPLSYVLLLGHARAVRWNVATLLGLIVAYILFPVMNDGARPVSVLIFGVSLLAASVSMLLSWHHYRELSVYQRRLYEQASYDGLTGAMMREPGMEILARFMSQADRQPAQAVSVALLDLDDFKRINDEEGHLAGDRVLQGVTAEVRAHIRGGDYLIRLGGEEFLIIFPGMQAEEAYALSETLRQRIPAVTDGLSRRPVTTSIGLAQYRPGEALGQLLGRADHLMYAAKTTGKNKVCTDMASSGQPTGATESAG, encoded by the coding sequence TTGGAACGCGACATCGCAGGTGAACAGGATCAAAGTCCTACGCTTTTCGGAGAGCGCCTCCCCTTTCTCTACATCGGGGCTCCGCTGGGCGTGCTTGCCTCTCTGGTGATGTTTTATATCGAATCGCGCCAAGCTTCCTGGCTGCGAGCATCGTCTGCATTGATGTTTCCTGTGTTCGCGCCGTTGCTGCTGTACTGGATGCATCGTGATCGCAGTACCTACGAGCATGGTCTGCGCGGCATGGCCTTGCTGATCGTATTGTCGCTGATCAGTGGGGCGTTACTCAATTTCAGCTCTCCGATCCTGCTGATCTGGATTCCGGTTATACCGCTGAGTTATGTGCTGCTGCTCGGGCATGCGCGTGCGGTCCGTTGGAATGTGGCGACCCTCCTCGGTTTGATCGTGGCCTATATCCTATTTCCGGTGATGAATGATGGTGCCCGGCCGGTATCGGTGCTGATTTTCGGCGTCTCACTGCTTGCGGCCAGTGTGTCGATGTTGTTGTCCTGGCATCACTACCGTGAGCTGAGTGTTTATCAGCGGCGACTTTACGAGCAGGCGAGTTACGACGGGCTGACCGGCGCGATGATGCGCGAGCCGGGCATGGAGATACTGGCGCGGTTCATGTCGCAGGCTGACCGTCAACCTGCGCAGGCGGTCAGCGTAGCGCTGCTCGACCTTGACGACTTCAAGCGGATCAACGACGAGGAAGGGCACCTGGCGGGCGACCGCGTGCTGCAGGGGGTGACGGCCGAGGTGCGTGCGCACATCCGTGGGGGCGATTATCTGATCCGTCTGGGCGGCGAGGAATTTCTGATCATATTTCCGGGGATGCAGGCGGAGGAGGCCTATGCGCTGTCGGAGACGCTGCGACAGCGCATCCCGGCGGTGACGGACGGTCTGAGCCGTCGGCCGGTGACCACGAGTATTGGTTTGGCGCAGTACCGTCCGGGGGAGGCACTGGGCCAGTTGCTTGGCCGCGCGGATCATCTGATGTATGCCGCGAAAACAACTGGCAAAAACAAAGTCTGTACCGACATGGCGTCCTCGGGTCAGCCGACGGGCGCGACGGAATCCGCGGGCTGA